The Sylvia atricapilla isolate bSylAtr1 chromosome 3, bSylAtr1.pri, whole genome shotgun sequence genome has a window encoding:
- the SLC17A5 gene encoding sialin isoform X2, giving the protein MEPEEGEDRTPLLKEPQPDTATVLLNMLLKSELAVDVGPKTASQVPACCSARYNLALLACFGFFLLYALRVNLSVALVDMVEPNTSLAKNVTSNVCPEHSSTINAPRNTTGVKYSWDADTQGWILGSFFYGYIITQIPGGYLASKIGGKMLLGFGIFGTSVFTLLTPLAANLGVGYLIAVRALEGLGEGVTFPAMHSMWSSWAPPLERSKLLSISYAGAQLGTVVSLPLSGLICYYMNWVYVFYIFGALGVLWWFFWMFLVSDTPETHRSISHAEREYILSSLKDQLSTQKSVPWRPMLVSLPLWAIVVAHFSYNWTFYTLLTLLPTYMKEILRFDAQENGFLSALPYFGCWLCIILSGQIADYLQEKQNFSTVCVRKCFTLIGMIGPAVFLVAAGFIGCNYALAVAFVTISTTLGGFCTSGYSINHLDIAPSYAGILLGITNSFATIPGMVGPVIAKNLTQNNTVEEWQMVFYIAASINLFGAIFFALFASGEVQDWAVSGYHLHRN; this is encoded by the exons ATGGAGCCCGAGGAGGGAGAGGATCGCACCCCACTGCTGAAGGAGCCCCAGCCCGACACGG CTACAGTGCTTTTAAACATGCTTCTAAAATCAGAATTGGCTGTAGATGTAGGACCAAAGACTGCTAGTCAAG TCCCTGCATGCTGCTCAGCTCGCTACAATCTCGCACTCCTGGCCTGTTTTGGGTTCTTCCTGCTGTATGCACTGCGTGTGAACCTCAGCGTGGCTCTGGTGGATATGGTAGAACCGAACACAAGCTTAGCAAAGAATGTGACTTCCAATGTGTGTCCAGAGCATTCTTCCACCATAAATGCCCCTCGAAACACAACG gGAGTAAAGTATTCTTGGGATGCTGATACTCAGGGATGGATCCTTGGTTCCTTTTTCTATGGCTATATCATTACTCAGATTCCAGGAGGATATCTTGCAAGCAAAATTGGAGGCAAAATGTTGCTGGGATTTGGCATCTTTGGTACCTCTGTATTCACCTTGCTTACTCCCTTAGCTGCAAATTTGGGAGTTGGCTACCTCATAGCTGTCAGAGCCTTGGAAGGACTGGGAGAG GGCGTTACCTTCCCAGCTATGCATTCAATGTGGTCTTCTTGGGCTCCTCCACTGGAACGCAGCAAGCTCCTTAGTATTTCATATGCAG GTGCACAGCTGGGAACTGTTGTGTCCCTGCCGCTATCTGGTTTAATTTGTTACTATATGAACTGGGTTTATGTGTTCTACATATTTG GTGCACTTGGCGTATTGTGGTGGTTCTTCTGGATGTTTTTGGTTAGTGATACACCAGAAACTCACAGGAGCATTTCACATGCTGAAAGAGAATATATACTGTCTTCTCTAAAAGATCAG CTTTCTACACAGAAATCTGTTCCCTGGAGACCTATGCTGGTGTCCCTGCCTCTCTGGGCTATTGTTGTGGCACACTTCTCTTACAACTGGACTTTCTATACACTTCTTACACTCTTACCCACATACATGAAGGAGATCCTGCGATTTGATGCTCAGGAG AATGGATTTTTGTCTGCCCTGCCTTATTTTGGCTGCTGGTTATGTATAATTCTCTCTGGCCAAATTGCTGattatttacaggaaaaacagaacttCTCCACTGTTTGTGTTCGCAAATGTTTTACTCTAATAG GAATGATTGGACCTGCGGTGTTCTTAGTAGCAGCTGGGTTCATAGGCTGCAACTACGCACTGGCTGTTGCATTCGTGACCATATCAACAACACTAGGAGGATTTTGTACATCAGGCTACAGCATCAACCATCTGGACATAGCACCTTC GTATGCTGGAATTCTTCTTGGGATCACAAATTCTTTCGCTACTATCCCAGGAATGGTGGGGCCAGTTATTGCCAAAAACCTCACTCAAAAT AATACTGTGGAAGAATGGCAGATGGTTTTCTATATTGCTGCCTCTATTAATCTCTTTGGAgcaattttctttgcattatttGCAAGTGGAGAAGTTCAGGACTGGGCAGTCAGTGGATATCACTTGCATAGAAACTGA
- the SLC17A5 gene encoding sialin isoform X1: protein MEPEEGEDRTPLLKEPQPDTVPACCSARYNLALLACFGFFLLYALRVNLSVALVDMVEPNTSLAKNVTSNVCPEHSSTINAPRNTTGVKYSWDADTQGWILGSFFYGYIITQIPGGYLASKIGGKMLLGFGIFGTSVFTLLTPLAANLGVGYLIAVRALEGLGEGVTFPAMHSMWSSWAPPLERSKLLSISYAGAQLGTVVSLPLSGLICYYMNWVYVFYIFGALGVLWWFFWMFLVSDTPETHRSISHAEREYILSSLKDQLSTQKSVPWRPMLVSLPLWAIVVAHFSYNWTFYTLLTLLPTYMKEILRFDAQENGFLSALPYFGCWLCIILSGQIADYLQEKQNFSTVCVRKCFTLIGMIGPAVFLVAAGFIGCNYALAVAFVTISTTLGGFCTSGYSINHLDIAPSYAGILLGITNSFATIPGMVGPVIAKNLTQNNTVEEWQMVFYIAASINLFGAIFFALFASGEVQDWAVSGYHLHRN from the exons ATGGAGCCCGAGGAGGGAGAGGATCGCACCCCACTGCTGAAGGAGCCCCAGCCCGACACGG TCCCTGCATGCTGCTCAGCTCGCTACAATCTCGCACTCCTGGCCTGTTTTGGGTTCTTCCTGCTGTATGCACTGCGTGTGAACCTCAGCGTGGCTCTGGTGGATATGGTAGAACCGAACACAAGCTTAGCAAAGAATGTGACTTCCAATGTGTGTCCAGAGCATTCTTCCACCATAAATGCCCCTCGAAACACAACG gGAGTAAAGTATTCTTGGGATGCTGATACTCAGGGATGGATCCTTGGTTCCTTTTTCTATGGCTATATCATTACTCAGATTCCAGGAGGATATCTTGCAAGCAAAATTGGAGGCAAAATGTTGCTGGGATTTGGCATCTTTGGTACCTCTGTATTCACCTTGCTTACTCCCTTAGCTGCAAATTTGGGAGTTGGCTACCTCATAGCTGTCAGAGCCTTGGAAGGACTGGGAGAG GGCGTTACCTTCCCAGCTATGCATTCAATGTGGTCTTCTTGGGCTCCTCCACTGGAACGCAGCAAGCTCCTTAGTATTTCATATGCAG GTGCACAGCTGGGAACTGTTGTGTCCCTGCCGCTATCTGGTTTAATTTGTTACTATATGAACTGGGTTTATGTGTTCTACATATTTG GTGCACTTGGCGTATTGTGGTGGTTCTTCTGGATGTTTTTGGTTAGTGATACACCAGAAACTCACAGGAGCATTTCACATGCTGAAAGAGAATATATACTGTCTTCTCTAAAAGATCAG CTTTCTACACAGAAATCTGTTCCCTGGAGACCTATGCTGGTGTCCCTGCCTCTCTGGGCTATTGTTGTGGCACACTTCTCTTACAACTGGACTTTCTATACACTTCTTACACTCTTACCCACATACATGAAGGAGATCCTGCGATTTGATGCTCAGGAG AATGGATTTTTGTCTGCCCTGCCTTATTTTGGCTGCTGGTTATGTATAATTCTCTCTGGCCAAATTGCTGattatttacaggaaaaacagaacttCTCCACTGTTTGTGTTCGCAAATGTTTTACTCTAATAG GAATGATTGGACCTGCGGTGTTCTTAGTAGCAGCTGGGTTCATAGGCTGCAACTACGCACTGGCTGTTGCATTCGTGACCATATCAACAACACTAGGAGGATTTTGTACATCAGGCTACAGCATCAACCATCTGGACATAGCACCTTC GTATGCTGGAATTCTTCTTGGGATCACAAATTCTTTCGCTACTATCCCAGGAATGGTGGGGCCAGTTATTGCCAAAAACCTCACTCAAAAT AATACTGTGGAAGAATGGCAGATGGTTTTCTATATTGCTGCCTCTATTAATCTCTTTGGAgcaattttctttgcattatttGCAAGTGGAGAAGTTCAGGACTGGGCAGTCAGTGGATATCACTTGCATAGAAACTGA